Proteins found in one Sphaeramia orbicularis chromosome 8, fSphaOr1.1, whole genome shotgun sequence genomic segment:
- the LOC115423367 gene encoding uncharacterized protein LOC115423367 — protein sequence MSRFRKFKNLISGDRTKRKALKLIKWLQKKTLLKRKIKCTTCHHQMKLKRRTNSQDQYSWVCQRPEHGAKQISVRHKSIFSHSKIPICNWMEFIYRFAQGLRLRQIDMLDDTIAGSSATLSKMAKRLRGVCVTALKKMRRRTGQWMGGRREFVAIDESHFRHKRKYGRGRMAGAWNRKKWVFGMLGVKESSRRPILRLVERRNRAHLVPLITQHVRVGSNIISDQWRAYRVLPALGYVHHTVNHSRSYVDPLTGAHTQHIERAWRTHKENIWRLRGNRTESLLQDHLAVIEWIEWLAKKHRHDAFGRLIHDVSRKYR from the exons ATGAGCAGGTTCAGAAAGTTTAAGAATCTTATTAGTGGGGACAGGACAAAAAGAAAAGCCCTGAAGCTAATAAAGTGGCTTCAAAAGAAGACACTTCTTAAAAGGAAAATTAAATGCACAACATGCCATCACCAGATGAAATTGAAGAGGAGGACAAACAGTCAAGATCAGTATTCCTG GGTCTGTCAACGACCAGAACATGGAGCGAAACAAATTTCGGTCAGGCACAAATCCATCTTCAGCCACTCAAAAATACCCATCTGTAATTGGATGGAATTCATCTACAG aTTTGCTCAGGGGCTACGGCTGCGGCAGATCGACATGCTAGATGACACCATTGCGGGTAGCTCAGCAACCCTGAGCAAAATGGCCAAACGATTAAGGGGAGTGTGTGTaacggcattaaaaaaaatgagaagacGTACAGGTCAGTGGATGGGCGGCAGACGGGAGTTTGTCGCCATCGATGAGAGCCATTTTCGGCACAAACGAAAG TATGGGAGAGGAAGAATGGCTGGTGCCTGGAACCGGAAAAAATGGGTCTTTGGGATGCTTGGTGTAAAGGAGAGCTCTCGAAGGCCAATTCTACGCCTGGTAGAGCGGAGAAACCGAGCACATCTGGTGCCTCTGATCACCCAACATGTGCGAGTTGGGTCCAACATCATCAGTGATCAGTGGCGCGCTTACCGTGTGCTCCCTGCATTAGGGTATGTGCACCACACGGTAAACCATAGCAGGTCCTACGTTGATCCCCTTACTGGAGCCCATACCCAACATATCGAAAGGGCCTGGAGAACtcacaaagagaacatttggaggCTCAGGGGAAACCGAACAGAATCCTTGCTTCAAGACCACCTTGCAGTCATTGAGTGGATTGAATGGCTTGCCAAAAAGCACCGTCATGATGCATTTGGTAGGTTAATTCATGACGTTTCAAGAAAATACAGGTAG